TAAACAGCGAATTGGCAAGTTTGAACAGGCAAATGGCGGAACACTGTTTCTGGATGAGATCGGTGATATGAGTTTAACTGCACAAGCGAAAGTGTTGCGTGCATTGCAGGAAAGCAAGATCACACGTGTGGGTGGTGAAAAAGATATTACTGTTGATGTGCGTGTGATCGCTGCAACAAATAAAGATTTGTTGAAGGAAGTGGAAGCAAAAAATTTCCGTCTTGATCTTTACCATCGTTTAAGTGTCATCATTATTCATGTTCCTTCATTGAACGAACGTAGAGAAGATATTCCGTTACTGGCCGATCATTTTCTGCAACAGGTTGCTGACGATTACGGACAGGCGAAAAAAGCAATCGACAAAAAAGCAGTTGAAGCATTGCAGAAACATAACTGGAGCGGTAATATCCGTGAGTTCAGGAATGTAATGGAGCGTCTTGTTATCCTTTCAGGAAAAGTTATTTCCGAAGAAGATGTCTACAATTTTGTGATTCCAAGGGCATGAGCCAATCAATTTATTGCATCAGCGGTTTAGGAGCCGATGAACGGGCTTTCGCCCGGCTTCAGTTGCCGGGTTATGAACTTCATTATATCAAATGGATAGATCCTGAGCCGAATGAGTCGTTTGCTGATTATGCCAAACGTATGAGCAGTTTCATTACAGAACCTGAACCTATCATTATTGGTTTGTCATTTGGTGGCATGCTGGCTATTGAATTAACAAAGCTGATCAATGTAAAAAAACTTATCCTTATCTCATCTGTTAAAACAAGAAATGAAGAACCTTGGTGGATGCGTACTGCGGGCAAGCTAAAACTACATCAACTCATCAAGCCACAACCTCATCCTTTGCTTTACCCAATCGAAAATTATTTCCTGGGTACGCATACAAAGCCTGAGAAGATGCTGGCCAATCATTTCAGAGAAACTGTTAATAAACAATATCTCAAGTGGGCCATTCATCAAATTGTGAACTGGAACAATGTAACAATTCCTGCTAATTGCCTACATATCCATGGAAATGCCGATAAACTGTTCCCGATCAGGTATGTGAAGGCTGATTATGTAGTTGATAAAGGCGGACATTTTATGGTATTTAATAAAGCTGAGAAGATCAGTCGTATTATCTCCGATGAACTAAAACGTAGTTAACAGATACAGAATATTTCAGGGGCAATTCGGGCTGCAAAACCGAAACCCTTACTTTTGTGAGCATTAAAAAAAGAGAGCATGTCTTTAAACGAGTTTCTTTGGATTTTTTACATCAACCTTTTCCTGGTTTTGTTACCTGCTATTGGCTTATATGGCATGTTTAAAAAAGCCGGTGTGGAAGGATGGAAAGCATTTGTGCCTTTTTACAACGTATGGATCATGGTTGAGCTGGCAGGGATGAAACGTTACTGGTTTTACCTGCAGTTTATTCCAATCGTGGGATGGTTCATCACCATTGCTATATTGATCGATTTTGTAAAAACGTTTGGAAAGTTTTCTTTTTGGGAACATACGTTAACTGTACTGGTACCAATTCTTTACTTCAGCTATATAGGTTTTAACAGCACAGACAAATATTTAGGAGCTGATACTGCTCACAAACATAAAAAATCTACCATTCGTGAGTGGATTGACGCCGCCATATTTGCTATTGTAGCTGCCGGTTTAATTAGAATGTTTGTGTTTGAAGCCTATGTGATTCCAACGCCATCTATGGAACGTTCGTTACTGGTAAATGACTTTTTGTTTGTAAGTAAAACAGCCTATGGTACACGTGTACCAAACACTCCATTAGCTTTCCCATTAGTGCATCACACATTTCCGGGAATCAAAACCAAATCATACCTCGAATGGATTAAGCTTGATTACCGCCGTTGGTTTGCAAAACCGGTTAAGCGGAATGATGTGGTGGTGTTTAACTTGCCAGTAGGCGACACCGTTATTAACGACGAAGTAAATTTCGGATCGAAAGTAACTTATTACGATGCGATTCAGATGGCCGGTGGCGACAGAAACCGTATCTGGAATGATTACGGTGATATCATCATCACTCGTCCCGTTGATAAGCGTGAGAACTTTATTAAACGTGCTGTTGCGGTTGCTGGAGATACGCTTGAAATAAAAAATGGAGTAGTGTATATCAATGGCAAAGTGAACGATATTCCAAAAGGTGTTCAAACAAATTATTACTTAAGAACAAAAGGGCAGCCACTTGATTATACCATGCTTGAAGAAGAATATGGCATCAGGGAAAGTTTGCGTGAAGTAACACAGGCTCCCGGCCTGGGTAATAATGTGTACGAGATATTCCTTACCCAGGAACAGTTCGATATTTTCCGCAAGTTGCCTTACGTAGATTCGATTGCACCATTTGTATCAACTTATTCAAATAATGGCCCAACAATG
The DNA window shown above is from Lacibacter sp. H375 and carries:
- a CDS encoding alpha/beta fold hydrolase, with amino-acid sequence MSQSIYCISGLGADERAFARLQLPGYELHYIKWIDPEPNESFADYAKRMSSFITEPEPIIIGLSFGGMLAIELTKLINVKKLILISSVKTRNEEPWWMRTAGKLKLHQLIKPQPHPLLYPIENYFLGTHTKPEKMLANHFRETVNKQYLKWAIHQIVNWNNVTIPANCLHIHGNADKLFPIRYVKADYVVDKGGHFMVFNKAEKISRIISDELKRS
- a CDS encoding S26 family signal peptidase is translated as MSLNEFLWIFYINLFLVLLPAIGLYGMFKKAGVEGWKAFVPFYNVWIMVELAGMKRYWFYLQFIPIVGWFITIAILIDFVKTFGKFSFWEHTLTVLVPILYFSYIGFNSTDKYLGADTAHKHKKSTIREWIDAAIFAIVAAGLIRMFVFEAYVIPTPSMERSLLVNDFLFVSKTAYGTRVPNTPLAFPLVHHTFPGIKTKSYLEWIKLDYRRWFAKPVKRNDVVVFNLPVGDTVINDEVNFGSKVTYYDAIQMAGGDRNRIWNDYGDIIITRPVDKRENFIKRAVAVAGDTLEIKNGVVYINGKVNDIPKGVQTNYYLRTKGQPLDYTMLEEEYGIRESLREVTQAPGLGNNVYEIFLTQEQFDIFRKLPYVDSIAPFVSTYSNNGPTMGGDVFPNDTTYCKWTLDNFGPLYIPKKGATIQLTPEIYSRYERVIRTYEHNDFEMKGGKFILNGQPANSYTFKMSYYWLMGDNRHNSLDSRYWGFVPEDHVVGKASLIFFSWDGGPRWKRIFRSIK